The Sphingomonas alpina genome has a segment encoding these proteins:
- a CDS encoding UbiH/UbiF/VisC/COQ6 family ubiquinone biosynthesis hydroxylase: MEKADVIILGGGLVGSALAVALDTHGLTSIVVDIADPDVILAAGFDGRASAIASAPYRMLGAIGVVDRLVGQGCPIQGIRVSDGLEPGALDFEPEADDGALGHMFENRLLRGALYAAAQAAAGVDLRMKTRAVAVDRGPHGVTATLDSGATISAPLLIAAEGRNSPTRDAAGIRVARWSYDHAAIVTSLHHEHSHENVAFEIFYPQGPFAILPLNDDQQGHRSAIVWSVKRHEAPGMMKLSDRGFLAEAEKKMGGFLGTLGPLGGRSSYPLGFHHAAQIVSDRLALVGDAAHGIHPIAGQGVNVGFRDVATLVEVLVEGKRIGLDLGDPALLARYQRWRSLDTLMVSIATDGLTRLFGIPGRTANAARRFGLSAVQKLPPLKDRFMAEARGESGEVPKLLQGLLV; this comes from the coding sequence ATGGAAAAAGCCGATGTGATAATCCTGGGCGGTGGGCTGGTCGGCAGCGCACTTGCGGTGGCGCTCGATACCCATGGGCTGACCTCGATCGTCGTCGATATCGCCGATCCGGACGTGATCCTCGCCGCCGGGTTCGACGGTCGCGCTTCGGCGATCGCCAGCGCGCCCTATCGCATGCTCGGCGCGATCGGCGTGGTCGACCGGCTCGTCGGGCAGGGCTGCCCGATCCAGGGCATCCGCGTCAGCGACGGGCTGGAACCCGGCGCGCTCGACTTCGAACCCGAAGCCGATGACGGCGCGCTCGGCCATATGTTCGAAAACCGGCTGCTGCGCGGCGCTCTTTACGCCGCGGCCCAGGCGGCGGCGGGCGTCGATCTACGCATGAAGACCCGTGCGGTAGCGGTCGATCGCGGTCCGCACGGCGTCACCGCGACACTCGATTCGGGCGCAACCATTTCAGCGCCGCTGCTGATCGCCGCCGAGGGGCGCAATTCGCCGACCCGCGATGCCGCCGGCATCCGCGTTGCGCGCTGGAGCTATGATCACGCCGCGATCGTCACCTCGCTCCATCATGAGCACAGCCACGAGAATGTCGCGTTCGAGATCTTCTATCCGCAGGGACCGTTCGCGATCCTGCCGCTCAACGACGACCAGCAAGGCCACCGTTCGGCGATCGTCTGGTCGGTCAAGCGGCATGAGGCGCCGGGCATGATGAAGCTGTCCGATCGCGGCTTTCTCGCCGAGGCGGAAAAGAAGATGGGCGGCTTTCTCGGCACGCTCGGGCCGCTGGGCGGGCGCTCAAGCTATCCGCTTGGTTTCCACCATGCCGCGCAGATCGTCTCGGACCGGCTCGCCCTCGTCGGCGACGCGGCGCACGGCATCCACCCGATCGCCGGTCAGGGCGTCAATGTCGGCTTTCGCGACGTCGCGACTCTGGTCGAGGTGCTGGTCGAGGGGAAACGGATCGGGCTTGATCTCGGCGACCCGGCGCTGCTTGCACGCTATCAGCGCTGGCGCAGCCTCGACACACTGATGGTGTCGATCGCCACCGACGGCCTGACGCGGCTATTCGGCATCCCCGGCAGAACCGCCAATGCCGCGCGCCGCTTCGGCCTGTCGGCGGTGCAGAAGCTGCCGCCGCTCAAGGACCGCTTCATGGCCGAGGCGCGCGGAGAAAGTGGCGAAGTGCCGAAACTGCTGCAGGGACTGCTGGTCTGA
- a CDS encoding LON peptidase substrate-binding domain-containing protein, producing MNDAPRNTRLSVFPLAGALLFPGMHLPLHIFEPRYRAMISDSMARDRRIGMIQPRPNIGPHMGARGEPPALFDIGCVGKIGEFEAIEDGRYNLVLEGLSLFRIVRELDVTTAFRQVEAELLPASAEVEILSLSRRSSLEMESRRFADSQGYAVDWEAVTRLDDEALVNGIAQIAPFDVAAKQALLEAQDIEDRAELIIQLMQFFGRHDGEDSVTLQ from the coding sequence ATGAACGACGCGCCCCGAAACACGCGCCTGTCCGTCTTTCCGCTGGCGGGCGCGCTGCTGTTTCCGGGGATGCATTTGCCGCTGCACATCTTCGAACCGCGCTACCGCGCGATGATCTCCGATTCGATGGCGCGTGACCGGCGCATCGGCATGATCCAGCCTCGCCCGAATATCGGCCCCCATATGGGCGCACGCGGCGAGCCGCCCGCGCTGTTCGATATCGGCTGTGTCGGCAAGATCGGCGAGTTCGAGGCGATCGAGGACGGGCGCTACAACCTTGTGCTCGAAGGCCTGTCACTGTTCCGGATCGTCCGCGAACTCGACGTCACGACGGCCTTTCGCCAGGTCGAGGCTGAGTTGCTGCCAGCTTCGGCAGAAGTCGAGATATTGTCGCTTTCGCGCCGCTCCTCGCTGGAAATGGAATCGCGCCGTTTCGCCGATTCGCAGGGCTATGCGGTCGATTGGGAAGCGGTCACACGGCTCGACGACGAGGCGCTGGTCAACGGCATCGCCCAGATCGCGCCGTTCGACGTCGCGGCAAAACAGGCCCTGCTCGAAGCCCAGGACATCGAGGACCGCGCTGAGCTGATCATCCAGCTGATGCAATTCTTCGGCCGACATGACGGCGAGGATTCGGTGACGCTGCAGTGA
- a CDS encoding tetratricopeptide repeat protein has translation MSATDREAVEAFRRDVVEPSMTSLVIIDFWAEWCGPCKALTPILEKVADAYADKGVVLAKVDTDKNQFISAQFQIKSIPTVYAMFQGQLVADLTPARTESQLRVMLDQILKQLPIQSEAASLEAELEPLIAMGEQVLAEGDAERALSVFDQLAEMAPDHPAVLSGRLRALVAANRVDEADAAIAALPEEMAKLPEIERAKSALALARDAKPVDDLAGLAAEVAANPDDHAKRFELAGGQMAAGDRDAAAESLLAIIAADRDWNEGAARTQLLKLFDVVGLEDPWVSAQRRRLSAVLFG, from the coding sequence ATGAGCGCCACCGACCGCGAAGCCGTTGAGGCTTTCCGCCGCGACGTGGTCGAGCCGTCGATGACGAGCCTCGTGATTATCGATTTCTGGGCCGAATGGTGCGGGCCATGCAAGGCGCTGACCCCGATCCTGGAAAAGGTCGCCGACGCCTATGCCGACAAGGGCGTGGTGCTGGCCAAGGTCGATACCGACAAGAATCAGTTCATCTCGGCCCAGTTCCAGATCAAGTCGATCCCGACCGTCTATGCGATGTTCCAGGGGCAGCTGGTCGCCGACCTGACCCCGGCGCGAACCGAATCGCAGCTGCGCGTGATGCTCGACCAGATCCTCAAGCAATTGCCGATCCAGAGCGAGGCCGCGAGCCTTGAGGCCGAGCTCGAGCCGCTGATTGCGATGGGCGAGCAAGTACTGGCCGAGGGTGATGCCGAACGTGCGCTGTCGGTGTTCGACCAGCTGGCCGAGATGGCGCCCGATCACCCGGCGGTGCTGTCCGGCCGGTTACGCGCGCTGGTCGCGGCGAATCGGGTCGATGAAGCGGATGCCGCGATCGCCGCGCTGCCCGAAGAGATGGCCAAGCTGCCCGAAATCGAGCGTGCCAAATCGGCGCTGGCGCTGGCGCGCGACGCCAAGCCGGTCGACGATCTGGCCGGGCTGGCGGCGGAGGTCGCGGCCAATCCCGACGATCATGCCAAGCGTTTCGAGCTGGCGGGCGGGCAGATGGCGGCGGGCGATCGCGATGCGGCGGCCGAGTCGCTGCTCGCGATCATCGCGGCCGATCGCGACTGGAACGAAGGCGCAGCACGCACGCAATTGCTCAAATTGTTCGACGTGGTCGGGCTCGAAGATCCCTGGGTGTCGGCGCAGCGCCGCCGTTTGTCCGCGGTCCTGTTCGGATGA
- a CDS encoding 8-amino-7-oxononanoate synthase: MSMLSVHQENLAQLAAQGRLRSLVPRHGVDFASNDYLALASSSRLRDAVAKALSEGVSIGSGGSRLLRGNDPEHEALEQEAARFFGAETALFFSSGYVANAALFATLPQRGDLVVHDALVHASAHEGMRLSRAEHVSVPHNDVDAFEDAISRWRHAGGAGRAWIAVESLYSMDGDRAPLAALADLADRHDAFLLIDEAHATGVFGTMGRGLAEAFEGRENVLTLRTCGKALGCEGALLCGPAVLRDFLVNRGRGFIFSTAPSPLMARAVRASLDILADEPERRDRLRSLIDYAERGLAPVGVAPTGSQILPLVLGDDATTMRVAGAVQAAGFDVRGIRPPTVPANTARLRISLTLNVTPAQIDALADALRDALQ; the protein is encoded by the coding sequence ATGTCGATGCTGTCGGTTCATCAGGAAAATCTCGCCCAGCTTGCGGCGCAGGGCCGGTTGCGGTCGCTCGTCCCGCGCCATGGCGTCGATTTCGCCTCCAACGACTATCTTGCGCTCGCGTCGTCGTCGCGACTTCGCGATGCCGTTGCCAAGGCGCTGAGCGAAGGCGTGTCGATCGGATCGGGTGGATCGCGGCTGTTGCGTGGTAACGACCCGGAGCATGAAGCGCTTGAGCAGGAGGCCGCGCGTTTCTTCGGCGCGGAGACGGCGCTATTCTTTTCCAGCGGCTATGTCGCCAACGCCGCGCTATTCGCGACGCTGCCGCAACGCGGCGACCTTGTCGTGCATGACGCGCTCGTCCATGCCAGTGCGCACGAAGGCATGCGGCTCAGCCGCGCCGAGCATGTCTCCGTTCCTCACAACGATGTCGATGCCTTCGAGGACGCGATCTCGCGCTGGCGGCATGCCGGTGGAGCCGGCCGGGCATGGATCGCGGTCGAGAGCCTGTACAGCATGGACGGCGACCGCGCGCCGCTCGCGGCGTTGGCCGACCTGGCGGACCGGCATGATGCGTTCCTGCTGATCGATGAGGCGCATGCGACCGGCGTGTTCGGCACGATGGGGCGCGGCCTGGCGGAGGCGTTTGAGGGACGCGAAAATGTCCTGACTCTGCGCACCTGCGGCAAGGCGCTGGGTTGCGAGGGGGCCTTGCTGTGCGGACCCGCCGTGCTGCGCGACTTTCTGGTCAATCGCGGGCGCGGCTTCATCTTCTCCACTGCGCCATCGCCGCTGATGGCGCGGGCGGTGCGCGCGAGTCTGGATATCCTAGCCGATGAGCCCGAGCGCCGGGACCGGCTCCGCTCGCTGATTGACTATGCGGAACGAGGGCTCGCGCCGGTCGGTGTCGCGCCTACCGGGTCGCAGATCCTGCCGCTGGTGCTGGGCGACGATGCGACGACGATGCGCGTGGCCGGTGCGGTGCAGGCCGCCGGATTCGACGTCCGCGGCATCCGCCCGCCGACTGTCCCGGCAAACACTGCGCGGCTGCGTATCTCGCTGACGCTCAATGTGACGCCGGCGCAGATCGATGCGCTGGCCGACGCGCTTCGGGACGCACTGCAATGA
- the bioD gene encoding dethiobiotin synthase, translating into MNRTVVHRTIIVTGTDTDVGKTVFAAALTAALGASYWKPVQAGLEEGGDTSTVARLGGLPPERILPEAYRLTTPCSPHRAAQIDGVAIDTGRLRVPAVEGPLIIEGAGGVLVPVTPDLLFADLFARWQHPVVLVARTGLGTINHSLLSIEALRRRDVPILGIAFIGDPVEDSEATIARLGGVRRLGRLPHLPQLDVTTLVAAFQAHFTLKDFQ; encoded by the coding sequence ATGAACAGGACAGTGGTCCATCGGACGATCATCGTCACCGGGACCGATACCGATGTCGGCAAGACGGTGTTCGCGGCGGCGCTGACCGCCGCGCTTGGCGCATCCTACTGGAAGCCGGTCCAGGCCGGGCTGGAGGAAGGCGGCGATACCTCGACCGTTGCGCGGCTCGGTGGTCTTCCACCCGAGCGCATTCTGCCCGAAGCATATCGCCTGACCACGCCCTGCTCGCCGCATCGTGCCGCGCAGATCGACGGCGTCGCGATCGATACCGGGAGGTTGAGGGTTCCGGCGGTCGAAGGGCCGCTGATCATCGAGGGGGCGGGCGGTGTGCTCGTGCCGGTGACGCCGGACCTGTTGTTCGCCGACCTGTTCGCGCGCTGGCAGCATCCGGTGGTGCTGGTCGCGCGCACCGGGCTCGGCACGATCAACCATAGCCTGTTGTCGATCGAAGCGCTGCGGCGGCGCGACGTGCCGATCCTCGGCATTGCCTTTATCGGCGATCCGGTCGAGGACAGCGAAGCGACCATTGCCCGCCTCGGCGGGGTGCGCCGCCTCGGACGCCTGCCGCATCTGCCCCAGCTCGACGTCACGACCCTGGTGGCGGCATTCCAGGCCCATTTCACTCTCAAGGACTTCCAGTGA
- a CDS encoding adenosylmethionine--8-amino-7-oxononanoate transaminase, which produces MSDSPVWHPFTQHGLGEPIPLVTHGEGAALYTADGRRIIDAISSWWVTTHGHRHPRIMAAIAEQAGKLDQIIFAGWTHEPAESLARGLCEVMPAALTRVFFSDSGSTSVEVALKMALGYWLSRGERRDRIVVMQHSYHGDTIGAMSVGARGVFNQAYEPLLFDVATIPFPVAGAEQRTLDALEVVCRTGPAAFIVEPLVLGAGGMLFYSSTVLAEMRRICAHHNVLFIADEVMTGWGRTGTLLACEQADVVPDIVCLSKGLTGGALPLAVTMASEPIFQAHYATDRARMFFHSSSYTANPIACAAANANLAIWRDEPVRERIADLARRQQGWIDSLAGQRGVRGARVLGTIAAIEIEGEDGYLSDLGPRLLGFFRERDLLLRPLGNTVYVMPPYCIDDADLGAIHAAIAQAVEAFSS; this is translated from the coding sequence GTGAGCGATTCGCCCGTCTGGCATCCCTTCACTCAGCACGGACTGGGCGAGCCGATACCGCTGGTTACGCATGGCGAAGGTGCTGCGCTGTACACCGCCGATGGCCGGCGGATCATCGACGCGATTTCGTCCTGGTGGGTCACCACGCATGGTCACCGCCATCCGCGCATCATGGCGGCGATCGCCGAGCAAGCGGGAAAGCTCGACCAGATCATCTTCGCCGGCTGGACGCATGAGCCGGCCGAATCGCTCGCGCGCGGGCTGTGCGAGGTCATGCCGGCGGCGCTCACCCGCGTCTTCTTCTCCGATTCGGGATCGACCAGCGTCGAGGTCGCGCTGAAAATGGCGCTTGGCTATTGGCTCAGCCGGGGTGAACGGCGCGACCGCATCGTGGTGATGCAGCACAGCTATCATGGCGACACGATCGGCGCGATGTCGGTCGGCGCGCGCGGTGTGTTCAACCAGGCCTATGAGCCATTGCTGTTCGATGTCGCGACGATCCCCTTTCCCGTCGCCGGGGCGGAACAGCGCACGCTTGATGCGCTGGAGGTGGTCTGCCGGACCGGGCCGGCGGCGTTCATCGTCGAGCCGCTGGTGCTCGGCGCTGGCGGCATGCTTTTCTATTCCTCGACCGTGCTGGCCGAGATGCGGCGCATCTGCGCGCACCATAATGTGCTGTTCATCGCCGATGAGGTGATGACCGGCTGGGGCCGCACCGGTACCTTGCTGGCGTGCGAGCAGGCGGATGTGGTGCCCGATATAGTGTGCCTGTCGAAGGGGTTGACCGGCGGCGCGCTGCCGCTTGCCGTGACCATGGCGAGCGAACCGATATTCCAGGCGCATTATGCCACCGACCGCGCGCGAATGTTCTTCCACTCATCAAGCTACACCGCCAATCCGATCGCCTGCGCTGCCGCCAATGCCAATCTTGCCATCTGGCGCGACGAGCCGGTGCGCGAGCGTATCGCCGATCTCGCTCGCCGCCAGCAGGGCTGGATCGACAGCCTTGCCGGGCAACGCGGCGTTCGCGGTGCGCGCGTGCTCGGGACGATCGCGGCAATCGAGATCGAGGGCGAGGACGGCTATCTCTCCGATCTCGGCCCGCGCTTGCTTGGCTTCTTCCGTGAACGCGACTTGCTGCTCCGGCCACTCGGCAACACCGTCTATGTCATGCCGCCCTATTGCATCGACGATGCCGATCTCGGCGCGATCCATGCCGCCATCGCACAGGCGGTCGAGGCGTTCAGTTCCTGA
- a CDS encoding TetR/AcrR family transcriptional regulator, producing MVRAGLTTERLVLAGAALADEAGFDAVTPSTLAKRFDVKVASLYSHVAGAHDLKRRVALLALDELAGLAADAVAGRSGKGALVALANVHRDFARDHPGLFAATRFPLDSETAAASGGVRLAQMIRAVLRGYDLAEPEQTHAVRLLGSVFLGFVTLELGGSFSHSAPEPQESWGRTLDALDAVLRHWPQVSG from the coding sequence ATGGTACGTGCGGGACTGACAACGGAGCGGCTGGTTCTCGCCGGCGCGGCATTGGCCGACGAAGCGGGGTTTGACGCCGTGACGCCATCGACGCTGGCGAAGCGGTTCGACGTCAAGGTCGCCAGCCTCTACTCGCATGTGGCCGGTGCGCACGACCTGAAGAGGCGCGTCGCGCTGCTGGCGCTCGACGAACTCGCTGGCCTTGCTGCGGATGCGGTGGCCGGCCGGTCCGGCAAGGGCGCGCTGGTCGCGCTGGCCAATGTCCATCGCGACTTCGCCCGCGACCATCCCGGTCTCTTCGCCGCAACCCGGTTTCCGCTCGACAGCGAAACTGCCGCGGCCAGCGGTGGCGTCCGGCTTGCGCAGATGATCCGTGCCGTTCTGCGCGGCTATGACCTGGCCGAGCCGGAACAGACTCACGCCGTCCGGTTGCTGGGCAGCGTATTCCTCGGCTTTGTAACGCTGGAGCTTGGCGGAAGCTTCAGCCACAGCGCGCCGGAACCACAGGAGTCCTGGGGGCGGACGCTGGACGCGCTGGACGCTGTTCTGCGGCATTGGCCACAGGTGTCAGGGTGA
- a CDS encoding GDSL-type esterase/lipase family protein, whose product MSWIATPITPDMVRGAIELEHTGHGVLPHRLPAWARAQCADPQLAMVEVQPSGVRLVFRTGATMIELDALATRRVYAGVPPRPPGIYDLCIDGRLAAQTSLDGGNILHIDMATGATSIETGPAGTLRFADLPAGMKQIELWLPHNEVSELIALRTNAPVEASAARRAPLWLHHGSSISHGSDAASPTGIWPVIAATLAGVELVNLGFGGGALLDPFVARVMRDTPADLISVKIGINLVNADLMRLRAFGPAVHGFLDRIRDGHPVTPLLVVSPILCPIHEDTPGPVAPDFAEGQLRFRATGDPADVASGKLTLAVIRDALAQIVEQRAASDRNIHYLDGRDLYGVADQAALPLPDRLHPDAATHRLIGERFAKLGLGLINR is encoded by the coding sequence GTGAGCTGGATCGCCACACCGATCACACCGGACATGGTGCGCGGCGCGATCGAGCTGGAGCATACCGGCCATGGCGTGCTGCCGCACCGCCTGCCGGCCTGGGCGCGGGCGCAGTGCGCCGACCCGCAACTGGCGATGGTCGAAGTCCAGCCTTCGGGGGTTCGGCTCGTCTTCCGTACCGGTGCGACGATGATCGAACTCGACGCGCTTGCCACCCGCCGCGTCTATGCGGGCGTGCCGCCGCGACCGCCCGGCATCTATGACCTGTGCATCGATGGCCGGCTGGCGGCGCAGACCAGCCTGGATGGCGGCAACATCCTGCATATCGATATGGCGACCGGCGCCACCTCGATCGAAACCGGGCCTGCCGGAACGTTGCGCTTCGCGGACCTTCCCGCGGGCATGAAGCAGATCGAGCTCTGGCTGCCGCATAACGAAGTCAGTGAACTCATCGCACTGCGCACCAATGCCCCGGTTGAGGCCAGTGCCGCGCGCCGCGCGCCGCTGTGGCTGCATCATGGCAGTTCGATCAGCCATGGTTCCGACGCCGCCAGCCCGACCGGCATCTGGCCGGTCATCGCCGCGACGCTTGCCGGCGTCGAGCTGGTCAATCTGGGCTTTGGCGGGGGCGCCTTGCTTGATCCCTTCGTCGCGCGCGTCATGCGCGACACGCCGGCGGACCTGATCAGCGTGAAGATCGGCATCAACCTGGTGAATGCCGATCTGATGCGGCTGCGCGCCTTTGGCCCTGCGGTTCATGGCTTTCTGGATAGGATCCGCGATGGGCATCCGGTGACGCCTTTGCTGGTGGTGTCACCGATCCTCTGTCCGATTCACGAAGACACCCCCGGGCCAGTCGCACCCGATTTTGCCGAAGGGCAGCTTCGCTTTCGCGCGACGGGCGATCCGGCGGATGTGGCAAGCGGCAAGCTGACGCTCGCCGTCATCCGCGACGCATTGGCGCAGATCGTGGAACAGCGCGCGGCAAGTGATCGCAACATTCACTATCTCGATGGGCGCGACCTGTATGGCGTTGCCGACCAGGCGGCATTGCCCTTGCCCGATCGGCTTCATCCCGATGCCGCGACTCACCGCCTGATCGGTGAGCGCTTTGCGAAGTTGGGACTGGGGCTGATCAACCGGTGA
- a CDS encoding MFS transporter translates to MSTSLPAPCDQAETGPGGTTGHPNWTLAATILASSLAFIDGSVVNVALPAIGQSYGGGAADLQWTVNAYLLPLSALLLLGGAAGDHFGRRRMLIAGTALFAAASIACAVAPSLAILLAARAVQGIGAAMLMPNSLAILGNAFSGEARGRAIGTWAAAGAIASAAGPPLGGWLVDGLGWRFIFLLNLPVAAGAMLIAWRYIGESAEGEQPLDWPGALLATAALGTLTWALTLWSSHHEASAMVWIGTGAGIVLLGLFLLTEHRRGDRAMMPLSLFGSRAFVGLTALTFLLYGALGGLLVLLPYLLIVGGGYTPFQAGMALLPFSIVIGGASRLMGRTTERIGPRWPLTIGPVVTGIGFALMVRVDPQASYWTSVLPGMVVIALGMAGAVAPLTTAVLSSVDERHTGTASGFNSAIARTGGLIATALTGAVIAQVGAALTSAFQAAALICAVLAVASGGIAFLTLDGARRQD, encoded by the coding sequence GTGAGCACATCGCTGCCCGCACCGTGCGACCAGGCCGAAACTGGCCCGGGCGGTACGACCGGGCATCCCAACTGGACGCTTGCCGCGACGATCCTGGCGTCGAGCCTCGCCTTTATCGACGGCTCGGTGGTCAATGTCGCGCTGCCGGCGATCGGGCAGAGCTACGGCGGCGGCGCGGCCGATTTGCAATGGACGGTCAACGCCTATCTGCTGCCCTTGTCGGCGCTGCTGCTGCTCGGCGGCGCGGCCGGCGATCATTTCGGCCGGCGGCGGATGCTGATCGCGGGCACTGCCTTGTTCGCCGCCGCCTCGATCGCCTGCGCGGTGGCGCCGTCGCTTGCGATATTGCTCGCGGCGCGCGCGGTGCAGGGAATCGGCGCGGCGATGCTGATGCCGAACAGCCTGGCGATCCTCGGCAACGCCTTTTCCGGCGAAGCGCGCGGGCGGGCAATCGGCACCTGGGCGGCGGCGGGTGCAATCGCCAGTGCGGCCGGACCACCGCTCGGCGGCTGGCTGGTCGATGGGTTGGGCTGGCGCTTCATCTTCCTGCTCAACCTGCCGGTCGCGGCGGGCGCGATGCTGATCGCGTGGCGCTATATCGGCGAGAGCGCGGAGGGTGAACAACCGCTCGACTGGCCCGGCGCGCTGCTTGCCACCGCCGCACTCGGCACACTGACCTGGGCGCTGACCCTGTGGTCGAGCCATCACGAAGCGAGCGCGATGGTATGGATCGGCACCGGCGCCGGCATCGTACTGCTCGGCCTGTTCCTGCTCACCGAGCACCGCCGCGGCGACCGCGCGATGATGCCGCTATCGCTGTTCGGCTCGCGCGCCTTTGTCGGCCTGACTGCGCTGACCTTCCTGCTGTATGGCGCGCTCGGCGGGCTGCTCGTGCTGTTGCCTTATCTGCTGATCGTCGGCGGCGGCTACACCCCGTTTCAGGCCGGCATGGCATTGCTGCCCTTTTCGATCGTGATCGGCGGCGCGTCACGGCTGATGGGCCGGACCACCGAGCGGATCGGCCCGCGCTGGCCGTTGACCATCGGCCCGGTCGTTACCGGCATCGGCTTCGCCTTGATGGTGCGGGTCGATCCGCAGGCAAGCTACTGGACCAGCGTGCTGCCCGGCATGGTGGTGATCGCGCTTGGCATGGCGGGCGCTGTCGCCCCGCTGACTACCGCAGTCCTCTCCTCGGTCGATGAGCGGCATACTGGCACCGCTTCCGGCTTCAACAGCGCAATCGCCCGCACCGGCGGGCTGATCGCCACGGCATTGACCGGCGCCGTGATCGCGCAGGTCGGCGCGGCGCTGACCTCCGCGTTCCAGGCGGCGGCGTTGATCTGCGCAGTGCTCGCGGTGGCGTCGGGCGGCATTGCCTTCCTGACCCTGGACGGCGCGAGGCGGCAAGACTGA
- a CDS encoding GNAT family N-acetyltransferase — protein MAEIVNNTAKQRYELHQDDALAIAAYERRGDVVVFTHTVVPGALQGKGIASRLIKHALDDVRAQGLKIDPRCEFVTAYLERHPEERDLLADAG, from the coding sequence ATGGCCGAGATCGTCAACAACACCGCCAAGCAGCGCTACGAACTCCACCAGGATGATGCGCTGGCGATCGCCGCCTATGAACGGCGCGGCGATGTGGTGGTCTTCACCCATACCGTGGTGCCGGGCGCGCTGCAGGGCAAAGGTATCGCCAGCCGGTTGATCAAGCACGCGCTGGACGATGTTCGCGCGCAGGGGCTGAAGATCGATCCACGGTGCGAGTTCGTTACGGCCTATCTCGAGCGGCATCCCGAAGAACGCGACCTGCTCGCGGACGCCGGGTGA
- a CDS encoding response regulator: MSHILLIDDEPSLVAVLRPVLGAAGYTVTIAMDARSGIAAMAAQQPDIVILDLGLPDMDGQQVITTMRATSDVPIIVISARHQEGEKIAALDGGADDYVNKPFEIGELMARIRAALRRHGAGGEARSAYRHGELTVDLATRHVALAGDPVRLSPKEFALLETLVGSAGQVVTHKRLLIAGWGSEAADSQYLRVYVGLLRQKIEEDPGAPRLILTEPGVGYRLVAPQ; this comes from the coding sequence ATGAGCCATATCCTGCTGATCGACGATGAACCCTCGCTGGTCGCGGTGCTCCGGCCCGTGCTGGGCGCGGCCGGCTATACCGTCACCATCGCGATGGATGCGCGGTCGGGCATTGCCGCCATGGCCGCGCAGCAGCCCGATATCGTCATCCTCGATCTCGGTCTTCCCGACATGGACGGCCAGCAGGTCATCACCACCATGCGCGCGACCAGCGATGTGCCGATCATCGTCATTTCCGCGCGGCACCAGGAGGGCGAGAAGATCGCAGCACTGGATGGCGGTGCCGACGATTATGTGAACAAGCCGTTCGAGATTGGCGAGCTGATGGCCCGCATCCGTGCCGCACTGCGGCGGCATGGTGCAGGCGGCGAAGCACGCAGCGCCTATCGCCATGGCGAGCTCACGGTCGATCTCGCCACCCGCCATGTCGCGCTGGCCGGCGATCCGGTGCGATTGTCGCCCAAGGAATTCGCGCTGCTCGAGACATTGGTCGGCAGCGCCGGCCAGGTCGTCACCCACAAAAGGCTGCTGATCGCCGGCTGGGGATCGGAGGCGGCGGACAGCCAGTATCTGCGCGTCTATGTCGGCCTGCTGCGTCAGAAGATCGAGGAGGATCCCGGCGCGCCGCGCCTGATCCTGACCGAACCCGGTGTCGGGTACCGGCTGGTCGCGCCGCAATGA